In a single window of the Olivibacter sp. SDN3 genome:
- a CDS encoding head GIN domain-containing protein, with translation MKRLLYSLGWLAALVPFLCIGIAHAAITNKSADETRQVSGFHAIENIGSIDLEITLGSSESLKIIGNQEAIDLVETEVKNGVLVISIKKNNKNLFNNWRVQKNLLIQISAKSLDALTQRGSGDIVVKNQIQGDQLQVALIGSGDIELPVNVKKLSASIVGSGDIDIKGTAESADITIQGSGDFDGSALKTRDSNAKVSGSGDISIYVSNTLNAHLSGSGDISYSGNPKEVNKQKSGSGDISGR, from the coding sequence ATGAAACGATTACTTTACTCTCTTGGATGGCTTGCGGCCTTGGTGCCCTTTTTATGCATCGGTATTGCCCATGCTGCAATCACCAATAAATCGGCTGATGAAACCCGTCAAGTTTCTGGTTTCCATGCCATTGAAAACATTGGAAGCATTGATTTGGAAATCACTTTGGGTTCCTCAGAATCATTGAAAATTATCGGCAATCAAGAAGCCATTGATTTAGTAGAAACTGAAGTTAAAAATGGCGTATTAGTTATAAGTATCAAAAAGAACAATAAAAACCTCTTTAATAATTGGAGAGTTCAAAAGAATCTTTTAATTCAAATTAGTGCTAAGTCTTTAGATGCTTTGACGCAGCGCGGATCTGGAGACATCGTAGTTAAAAATCAGATACAGGGCGATCAGTTACAAGTAGCGCTTATAGGGTCTGGCGATATAGAGTTGCCTGTAAATGTCAAAAAGCTCTCCGCATCGATAGTCGGTTCGGGAGACATAGACATTAAAGGAACAGCTGAATCGGCTGATATTACGATTCAGGGTTCTGGCGATTTTGACGGCAGTGCTTTGAAAACACGTGATAGCAACGCCAAAGTGAGTGGCTCGGGAGACATCAGCATCTATGTATCGAATACGCTAAACGCTCACCTATCTGGGTCTGGTGATATCAGCTATAGTGGTAATCCAAAAGAGGTAAATAAACAAAAATCGGGATCAGGCGATATTTCTGGAAGGTAA
- a CDS encoding plastocyanin/azurin family copper-binding protein gives MKKVFMVPAIAAALFLASCGGGDSGSSANHEHESAASTSTEAPAATVPGIEDVELTDHIELEGSDDMRFDKDLFKVKAGETVKLKLKNVGVQPVESMGHNAVVLDEGTDVASFGGEAFKAKDEEYIPSTFASSIIAHTKLLGPGESDEIEFTLPKAGVYEFICSFPGHWGTMRGKIVAE, from the coding sequence ATGAAGAAAGTATTTATGGTGCCAGCTATTGCGGCGGCATTGTTTTTAGCCTCTTGTGGTGGAGGGGATAGCGGTTCATCTGCTAACCATGAGCATGAAAGTGCGGCCTCTACATCGACTGAAGCACCTGCTGCTACAGTTCCGGGTATTGAAGACGTAGAGCTAACCGATCACATTGAGCTTGAAGGATCAGATGACATGCGCTTCGATAAAGATTTGTTTAAAGTAAAAGCTGGTGAGACTGTAAAACTGAAGCTTAAAAATGTAGGCGTTCAACCTGTAGAATCTATGGGCCACAATGCGGTTGTATTAGACGAAGGAACTGACGTAGCCTCTTTTGGTGGCGAAGCATTCAAGGCGAAAGATGAAGAATATATTCCATCAACTTTTGCTTCCTCCATTATCGCACATACTAAACTTTTAGGTCCCGGAGAATCAGATGAGATTGAATTTACATTGCCAAAAGCTGGCGTTTACGAATTTATCTGTAGCTTTCCCGGCCATTGGGGTACCATGCGTGGAAAAATCGTAGCAGAATAA
- the lpdA gene encoding dihydrolipoyl dehydrogenase, with the protein MQYDVVVIGSGPGGYVAAIRCGQLGLKTAIIEKYDTLGGTCLNVGCIPSKALLDSSEHYHNASKHFSEHGINLSNLKVDLKQMIKRKNDVVGQTTGGITFLMKKNKVTTYQGVGSFVDKNTIKITKGDDATEEITAKNVIIATGSKPASLPSIKIDKKRIITSTEALNLTEVPKKLILIGGGVIGLELGSVYARLGAKVTVLEYLDSIIPTMDKGLGKELQKSLKGLGFEFLLSHKVTGATVKGKTVTVTAEDAKGNAVTVDGDYCLVAVGRTAFSEGLNLEALGIKLEERGKKIPVNEDLETPVKGVYAIGDVVKGAMLAHKAEEEGTYVAELIAGQKPHINYNLIPGVVYTWPEVASVGATEEQLKDEGKKYKVGSFPFKASGRARASMDTEGFIKVLADANTDEILGVHMIGPRVADIIAEAVVAMEYRASAEDIARICHAHPTYTESFKEAALAATANRAIHI; encoded by the coding sequence ATGCAATACGACGTAGTAGTTATAGGTAGCGGACCTGGCGGTTATGTGGCTGCCATCCGTTGCGGTCAATTAGGATTGAAAACAGCAATAATTGAAAAATACGACACGTTAGGTGGTACTTGCTTAAATGTAGGCTGCATCCCTTCCAAAGCGTTATTAGATTCCAGCGAGCATTATCATAATGCAAGCAAACACTTCTCAGAACATGGGATCAATTTAAGCAACCTTAAAGTGGATCTGAAACAAATGATCAAACGTAAGAATGATGTTGTTGGACAAACTACCGGTGGTATTACATTTTTGATGAAAAAAAATAAGGTAACCACCTATCAGGGCGTTGGTTCTTTTGTTGATAAAAATACGATAAAAATCACCAAAGGAGATGATGCAACGGAAGAGATTACGGCTAAAAATGTGATCATTGCAACAGGTTCTAAACCTGCGTCGTTACCTAGTATAAAAATTGACAAAAAACGTATCATAACTTCTACCGAAGCGCTGAACTTAACTGAAGTTCCTAAAAAGCTCATATTAATTGGCGGGGGAGTGATAGGTTTGGAATTAGGCTCAGTATATGCTCGCTTGGGCGCTAAAGTCACCGTTTTGGAATATTTAGATTCCATTATTCCGACTATGGATAAGGGCTTAGGTAAGGAACTTCAAAAATCATTAAAAGGTCTTGGCTTTGAGTTTTTATTAAGCCATAAAGTAACGGGTGCTACGGTAAAAGGGAAAACGGTTACCGTTACTGCAGAAGATGCTAAGGGTAATGCGGTAACCGTTGATGGCGATTATTGCTTGGTAGCGGTAGGACGTACTGCTTTTAGCGAAGGGCTGAATCTAGAGGCTCTTGGAATTAAGCTGGAAGAAAGAGGGAAGAAAATTCCTGTAAATGAAGATCTGGAAACACCGGTTAAAGGTGTTTATGCGATTGGCGACGTAGTGAAAGGGGCCATGCTTGCCCATAAGGCAGAAGAAGAAGGGACATATGTAGCCGAATTAATAGCAGGGCAAAAACCACACATCAATTATAACCTCATTCCAGGAGTAGTATATACCTGGCCTGAAGTTGCCAGTGTGGGAGCAACAGAGGAACAGTTGAAAGATGAAGGGAAAAAATATAAGGTGGGTTCGTTCCCTTTTAAAGCTAGTGGAAGAGCACGTGCCAGTATGGATACGGAAGGTTTCATCAAAGTATTGGCAGACGCAAATACCGACGAAATTTTAGGTGTACATATGATCGGGCCAAGGGTGGCAGATATTATAGCGGAGGCAGTGGTAGCGATGGAGTACCGTGCGTCGGCTGAAGATATTGCCCGTATTTGTCATGCTCATCCAACTTATACCGAATCGTTTAAGGAAGCCGCTCTCGCGGCTACGGCTAATAGAGCTATACATATATAA
- a CDS encoding acyl-CoA thioesterase, which yields MNFHTRKWVKPEDLNPNGTLFGGTLLRWIDEEAVIYAIVQLGNPKVVTKFISEINFVSSATQGDIIELGIKATHFGTTSITLTCEVRNKITRKSILTIDKLVFVNLDVEGNPVPHGKTEITYAFAGDRP from the coding sequence ATGAATTTTCATACACGTAAATGGGTTAAACCCGAAGATTTAAATCCCAATGGCACTTTATTTGGTGGCACTTTGTTGCGTTGGATTGATGAAGAAGCTGTTATTTATGCTATCGTGCAATTAGGTAATCCAAAAGTTGTGACCAAATTTATATCAGAAATTAACTTTGTAAGCTCAGCAACTCAAGGGGATATTATTGAGTTAGGAATTAAAGCTACTCATTTTGGAACAACGTCTATCACCTTAACCTGTGAAGTACGTAATAAAATTACCCGTAAAAGCATTCTCACTATTGATAAACTGGTGTTTGTAAACTTAGACGTAGAGGGGAACCCTGTACCTCATGGTAAAACAGAAATTACCTATGCCTTCGCTGGAGATAGACCCTAG
- a CDS encoding DUF3817 domain-containing protein — protein sequence MSNSTASTNSSLNNFRKVALLEGISFILLVFIAMPLKYWADFPLAVKYVGWAHGILFMGYLFMLIQCSIAYSWKFGRVVLFFVASLLPFAPFFVEKKLKEETR from the coding sequence ATGTCTAATTCTACCGCTTCAACAAATAGCTCGTTAAACAACTTTCGTAAAGTAGCCTTACTTGAAGGTATTTCATTTATTTTACTGGTTTTTATAGCCATGCCTTTAAAATATTGGGCAGATTTTCCCTTAGCGGTAAAGTATGTGGGATGGGCACACGGTATATTATTTATGGGCTATCTATTTATGCTTATCCAGTGTTCGATCGCTTATAGCTGGAAATTTGGAAGAGTAGTTTTGTTTTTTGTCGCCTCCTTATTACCTTTCGCTCCCTTTTTTGTAGAGAAGAAACTAAAGGAAGAAACGAGATAA
- a CDS encoding efflux RND transporter permease subunit, translating into MKIAEISIKRPSIVIVVFTALTLLGIISYLSLNYEMLPKFSPGVVSISTVYPGASPNEIENTVTKKLEDAVSSMENIKKLEAVSFESLSVITIELTSGADVDYALNDAQRKVNAVLSDLPDDAETPSLAKFSLDDLPIVTLSATASMDDAQFFDLIDKRIQPIVSRVEGVAQVNLVGGQEREIQVNLNAAKLQAYGLSALDVQQTILTSNLDFPTGSVKTKDQDILIRLAGKYRSVEELRNIVVSTADDGAQIRLKELADVQDAQKDVEKIARVDRSASIILQVLKTSDANAVNVSEGVRNIIEQLQQDYSQENLEILVANDTSEYTLESADAVVHDLFLAIVLVAVVMLFFLHSLRNAVIVMVAIPASLIATFIGMELFGFTLNLMSLLGLSLVVGILVDDAIVVIENIYRHMEMGKNKVRASYDATKEIGFTVVSITMVIVVVFLPISVSTGLVSDILREFCVVVMISTLLSLLASFSIVPLLTSRFGKLERISDRTFVGRFVLGFEKMLHRFTNWITNILNWALDHKAITLVSVSLLLVSSCGLTFGGFIGAEFFAQGDRGEFLVQIELPKDASIEQTNQMARKAEEYLSTKKEIVSLITTVGQSSDNFGADQSTAYKAEITVKLVPKGEREDASNIYAAKLKGEVEHLLVGAKVKTVPVSILGMAEQAPIEMVVTGSDLDSVLAYAEKAREILASVPGAAETKLSVESGNPELTVEVDRDKMTALGLSLQTVGSTMQTAFNGNTDGKFRQGEYEYDINIRFEDYDRKNVDDVKNLYFSNDDGKLIKLSQFADVREGAGPSQLERRDKSTSVKVQSQAVGRPSGTIIQEFEDKLSEVRKPTGTNYVWGGDMESQEEGFGSLGTALLVSILLVYLIMVALYDSFVYPFVVMFSIPLSVIGALLALALTNNSLNIFTILGLIMLIGLVAKNAIILVDFTNQMKAEGHNTRQALIHANHARLRPILMTTIAMVIGMMPIALASSAGAEWKNGLAWVIIGGLISSLFLTLIIVPVVYQVMDNILHRFGLDKKGRPIEELMMEEYEHKEVKEYESHY; encoded by the coding sequence ATGAAAATAGCCGAAATATCAATAAAACGCCCCTCAATCGTGATTGTGGTATTCACTGCATTGACGTTATTAGGGATTATCAGTTACCTCTCCTTAAACTATGAGATGTTACCGAAATTCAGCCCAGGCGTGGTTTCTATTTCAACGGTATACCCAGGAGCGTCACCAAATGAAATTGAGAATACAGTAACCAAGAAACTGGAAGACGCCGTGTCATCCATGGAAAACATTAAAAAGCTCGAAGCGGTTTCTTTCGAGAGCTTATCGGTAATTACTATCGAGCTTACCAGTGGTGCCGACGTAGATTACGCGCTAAACGACGCTCAGCGTAAAGTAAACGCCGTGTTATCCGACCTACCCGATGATGCCGAAACGCCATCACTCGCAAAATTCTCGCTGGACGACTTACCCATTGTAACACTTTCGGCAACTGCGAGTATGGACGATGCGCAGTTCTTCGATTTGATAGATAAGCGGATTCAACCGATCGTTTCCAGAGTAGAGGGGGTAGCTCAGGTCAATCTAGTTGGTGGACAGGAACGAGAAATACAGGTTAACCTGAACGCAGCTAAACTACAGGCTTATGGACTATCCGCATTGGATGTCCAACAAACGATCCTTACGTCTAATCTTGATTTTCCTACAGGGAGTGTTAAAACAAAAGATCAGGATATCCTCATCCGCCTGGCCGGGAAGTACAGGTCTGTAGAAGAGTTACGAAACATCGTTGTCAGTACGGCTGACGATGGGGCACAGATTCGTCTAAAAGAGTTAGCTGACGTGCAAGATGCACAAAAAGATGTAGAGAAAATCGCTCGTGTTGACCGTAGCGCGTCTATTATTCTTCAAGTGCTTAAAACGTCTGATGCAAATGCCGTAAACGTAAGTGAAGGGGTCCGTAATATTATTGAACAACTGCAACAGGACTATAGCCAGGAAAACCTTGAAATCTTAGTTGCCAATGACACCTCCGAATATACACTTGAATCGGCAGATGCCGTTGTACATGATTTGTTTTTGGCTATCGTGCTTGTCGCTGTGGTAATGCTTTTCTTCTTGCATAGCTTGCGTAATGCGGTTATCGTAATGGTAGCTATCCCTGCTTCTTTGATAGCAACCTTTATAGGAATGGAGTTATTTGGATTCACCTTAAACTTAATGTCACTTTTAGGCCTTTCTCTTGTAGTGGGTATCTTGGTTGATGATGCCATCGTGGTTATCGAAAACATCTACCGTCACATGGAAATGGGCAAGAACAAAGTACGGGCCTCCTATGATGCCACGAAAGAGATCGGCTTCACAGTTGTTTCTATCACCATGGTAATCGTGGTAGTGTTCTTACCGATATCGGTAAGTACCGGTTTGGTCTCTGATATCTTGCGCGAGTTTTGTGTGGTGGTCATGATCTCTACACTCCTTAGTCTATTAGCCTCTTTCTCTATCGTGCCCTTACTCACTTCCCGTTTTGGAAAGCTGGAACGTATATCCGATAGAACATTTGTAGGACGCTTCGTATTAGGCTTCGAAAAAATGCTCCATCGCTTTACCAACTGGATTACCAATATTTTAAATTGGGCACTTGACCACAAAGCTATTACATTGGTTTCTGTTTCTTTACTTTTGGTATCGTCCTGCGGATTAACTTTCGGTGGGTTCATCGGTGCTGAATTTTTTGCGCAAGGTGACCGTGGAGAGTTTTTAGTTCAGATAGAACTGCCAAAAGATGCATCCATTGAACAGACGAACCAAATGGCCAGGAAAGCTGAAGAGTATTTAAGTACCAAAAAAGAAATCGTATCACTGATCACCACCGTTGGTCAATCGAGCGACAACTTTGGTGCCGATCAATCAACCGCTTATAAAGCTGAGATCACCGTAAAACTCGTCCCTAAAGGCGAGCGGGAAGACGCCTCCAATATTTATGCTGCTAAACTGAAGGGAGAAGTAGAACACCTGCTGGTTGGCGCCAAGGTCAAAACCGTTCCTGTAAGTATTTTGGGGATGGCAGAGCAGGCACCCATCGAAATGGTGGTTACAGGTTCAGATCTAGATAGTGTTTTAGCCTATGCCGAAAAAGCACGAGAGATACTGGCCAGCGTACCGGGAGCAGCTGAAACAAAACTATCTGTAGAAAGCGGTAACCCTGAGCTTACAGTAGAGGTCGACCGCGATAAGATGACAGCCTTAGGCTTGTCTCTTCAAACCGTTGGGTCAACCATGCAAACGGCTTTCAATGGCAACACCGATGGTAAATTCCGCCAAGGAGAATATGAATATGACATCAACATCCGCTTTGAAGATTATGACAGAAAGAATGTTGATGATGTAAAAAACCTATATTTTAGTAATGACGACGGTAAGCTTATCAAACTTTCGCAATTTGCTGACGTTAGGGAGGGTGCCGGACCAAGTCAGTTGGAAAGACGGGATAAAAGCACTTCAGTAAAAGTACAGTCTCAAGCCGTAGGCCGTCCATCAGGAACCATTATCCAAGAGTTTGAAGATAAATTGAGCGAAGTAAGAAAACCAACCGGTACTAATTACGTTTGGGGGGGAGATATGGAGAGTCAAGAGGAAGGGTTCGGATCATTGGGTACAGCACTGCTCGTATCGATTTTATTGGTATACCTTATTATGGTAGCCCTTTACGACAGCTTTGTCTATCCATTTGTAGTCATGTTCTCGATACCTTTGTCGGTAATTGGTGCACTATTAGCATTGGCACTGACAAATAACTCACTCAATATCTTTACCATCCTGGGGCTTATTATGCTGATTGGACTTGTCGCGAAAAATGCGATCATATTAGTTGACTTTACCAACCAAATGAAAGCAGAAGGTCATAACACACGCCAAGCCCTCATTCATGCAAACCACGCCCGTCTGCGTCCAATATTAATGACAACGATAGCTATGGTTATCGGGATGATGCCTATCGCACTAGCCTCCAGTGCCGGTGCTGAATGGAAAAATGGTCTGGCATGGGTAATTATTGGAGGTTTGATAAGTTCACTTTTCCTAACGCTTATCATTGTTCCGGTGGTTTATCAAGTGATGGACAATATTCTACACCGTTTTGGTCTTGATAAAAAAGGACGACCAATCGAAGAATTAATGATGGAAGAATATGAACATAAGGAAGTTAAGGAATACGAAAGTCATTATTAA
- a CDS encoding efflux RND transporter periplasmic adaptor subunit yields the protein MKRIIITIVIVVGVAVLIGVILTNNKKENQAKTDIVARGSGAVFVRTSKVSKSAIELDFSANGNFAAWQDLSLVAENSGRVTRILVEEGSRVNRGQVLAHIDDEYLTLELQSAEDALSQLRTDQQRYESSFKTGGVTQAQVDEINLNLRNAENRVQQAKRRLSDSYIKAPIAGIINKRSIEVGTYVSPGTPIFDIVDVSRLKLLVNANESQVVNLNVGQPVKIKTSVFPNKDFNGKISFIAAKADNTLNYPVEIQVDNSSSQTLKAGMYGTALFDMPEQAPNVVIPRTAFVGSVSTNEVYVLENDSIARIRKVTAGRILGERVEILDGLQEDETVIISGQINLVDGTEVKPQAEEEKGQNTETPNKEENG from the coding sequence ATGAAAAGAATAATCATTACAATCGTTATCGTAGTTGGTGTAGCTGTATTGATTGGTGTCATCTTAACCAATAACAAGAAAGAGAACCAAGCCAAGACAGACATTGTCGCCAGGGGATCTGGTGCCGTGTTCGTACGTACCAGTAAAGTAAGCAAATCCGCCATCGAGCTCGATTTCTCTGCTAATGGCAATTTCGCTGCATGGCAAGATCTCAGCCTTGTCGCAGAAAACAGTGGTCGGGTAACCCGCATTTTGGTTGAAGAAGGTTCCCGGGTTAACCGCGGCCAGGTACTTGCGCACATCGACGACGAATATTTAACCCTCGAACTACAATCGGCAGAAGATGCTCTGAGTCAATTAAGGACCGACCAACAGCGTTATGAAAGCTCCTTTAAAACAGGAGGCGTTACTCAAGCGCAGGTGGATGAGATAAACTTAAATCTGAGAAATGCAGAAAATAGGGTGCAGCAAGCTAAACGCCGCCTGTCCGACTCTTATATAAAGGCTCCAATAGCAGGGATTATCAATAAGCGGAGTATTGAAGTAGGAACATATGTTTCTCCTGGCACCCCGATCTTTGATATTGTAGACGTTTCTCGTTTGAAACTATTGGTAAATGCCAATGAATCACAAGTGGTAAATTTGAACGTTGGTCAACCCGTAAAAATCAAAACATCTGTTTTCCCAAACAAAGACTTTAATGGAAAAATTTCATTTATTGCTGCGAAGGCTGACAATACTTTAAATTACCCTGTTGAAATTCAAGTTGATAATTCATCTTCTCAAACATTAAAAGCCGGGATGTATGGTACGGCGTTATTTGACATGCCAGAACAGGCACCCAATGTTGTTATCCCTCGCACAGCATTTGTTGGGAGCGTTAGTACCAATGAGGTGTATGTTCTAGAAAACGACAGCATAGCTCGCATAAGAAAAGTGACTGCCGGCAGAATATTGGGGGAACGGGTAGAGATTCTCGATGGACTTCAAGAGGACGAGACCGTTATTATCAGTGGCCAGATTAATCTGGTAGATGGCACAGAGGTAAAACCTCAAGCGGAGGAAGAAAAGGGACAGAATACCGAAACACCCAATAAGGAAGAAAACGGGTAA
- a CDS encoding TolC family protein, giving the protein MKSKHFLSVFLLFILSIGSVWAQDSLTLRAALNYAIENSEVLEKARLEIVGGQHKVAEVKAGALPQIDVTSSATYNLLIPQFVFPDPATGEFTTITIGQNWQAVTQVQLNQEIFNQSVFTGLKAARSSEEYYRLSAELSEENVIQQVAAAYYQVIINKEQLKVIDANLDRTEKLLAMVNSQFDLGLAKKIDLDRVNVNKSNLVAQRQELETAITQQHNLLKYYMGMPVSEKIQLPYNAVSELEHEAMQLNNDGFNLERLAQFKVLKSQETLLQHQRKANLAEYYPSLSLGANYMLNTQSDKFNLYTRNALNFDMSAITLSLRIPIFDGFARRSRVRQSNVELQKIHQDIRNTSNSLKMSYDNANNQLKTSLTTIRTQEENKKLAEEVFYSTQNNYKNGLASLTDLLTSETDLVAAQNSYNEALLKYKVAQIELIKSNGNIKSLLTE; this is encoded by the coding sequence ATGAAATCAAAACACTTCTTATCAGTGTTCTTACTTTTTATATTAAGTATTGGAAGCGTGTGGGCACAAGACTCTCTAACGCTGAGAGCAGCACTTAACTATGCGATAGAAAACAGTGAGGTATTAGAGAAAGCACGATTGGAAATAGTGGGAGGACAACACAAAGTAGCAGAAGTGAAGGCTGGAGCTTTGCCTCAAATAGACGTTACGTCCTCAGCAACGTACAATTTATTAATACCGCAATTTGTGTTTCCAGATCCGGCAACGGGCGAGTTTACAACGATTACAATTGGACAAAACTGGCAAGCGGTAACTCAAGTCCAACTTAATCAAGAGATATTCAATCAATCAGTTTTCACTGGTTTGAAAGCAGCCAGAAGTTCTGAAGAATATTACCGTCTATCTGCTGAATTAAGTGAAGAAAACGTCATTCAGCAAGTGGCCGCAGCTTATTACCAAGTTATTATCAATAAAGAGCAATTAAAAGTGATTGACGCGAATCTTGATAGAACCGAAAAGCTTCTTGCAATGGTAAATAGTCAATTTGATCTCGGCTTGGCTAAAAAAATAGACCTTGACCGCGTCAACGTCAACAAAAGCAACCTGGTAGCTCAAAGGCAAGAACTGGAAACCGCCATAACTCAACAGCATAATCTGTTGAAATATTATATGGGAATGCCTGTTAGTGAAAAGATCCAATTGCCTTATAACGCTGTAAGCGAATTGGAACACGAGGCGATGCAGTTAAATAATGACGGGTTCAACTTAGAGCGTCTGGCACAATTTAAAGTGCTGAAAAGCCAGGAAACACTTCTGCAACACCAACGCAAGGCAAACTTAGCAGAGTATTATCCGAGCTTATCACTGGGTGCAAATTACATGCTTAATACCCAAAGCGACAAGTTTAACCTTTACACTAGAAATGCTTTGAATTTCGATATGTCTGCTATCACGCTATCCTTACGTATACCTATCTTCGATGGCTTTGCCAGAAGGTCAAGGGTAAGGCAATCAAATGTTGAATTGCAGAAAATTCACCAGGATATCCGCAACACATCGAATTCATTAAAGATGTCATACGACAATGCCAATAATCAGTTAAAAACCAGTTTAACAACCATACGGACACAAGAGGAAAATAAAAAGCTAGCAGAGGAAGTGTTTTACAGCACCCAAAACAATTACAAAAATGGGCTAGCGAGTTTAACTGATTTGCTAACTTCGGAAACCGACCTTGTAGCGGCGCAAAATAGCTACAACGAAGCTTTATTGAAATATAAAGTAGCACAAATTGAACTGATAAAGTCCAATGGTAATATTAAATCATTACTAACTGAATAA